From one Mytilus edulis chromosome 1, xbMytEdul2.2, whole genome shotgun sequence genomic stretch:
- the LOC139482626 gene encoding uncharacterized protein, giving the protein MDNMLLLGAIFVCLHFMVVHTKSCDEVYACPNATFSGDELIDYEFNEENSKWKMIMHLNFLDVFCPYLSEMLICIKNHGARCDDMQQHMFRMMENMYNPVCITHKAELTELISSCFNDEVYQDQLLVCHNNAEQEYMLKVNNRSPSTAIKDPVDCGVVDGWASCIHGVIKSCSPENAYVFLPIVEAAKPGICLM; this is encoded by the exons ATGGACAATATGTTGCTGTTAGGGGCGATATTTGTTTGTCTCCATTTCATGGTGGTTCACACAA AATCTTGTGATGAAGTGTATGCATGTCCAAATGCAACATTTAGTGGAGATGAGTTGATAGATTATGAATTCAACGAAGAAAATTCCAAATGGAAGATGATTATGCATTTAAACTTTCTTGACGTTTTCTGTCC ATACTTATCGGAAATGCTGATTTGCATTAAGAACCATGGAGCAAGATGCGATGACATGCAGCAACATATGTTTAGAATGATGGAAAACATGTACAATCCAGTATGCATCACTCATAAAGCAG AATTGACGGAATTAATTTCCTCCTGCTTCAATGACGAGGTGTATCAAGACCAGTTGCTGGTGTGTCACAACAATGCAGAGCAAGAATATATGCTAAAAGTTAATAACAGGTCTCCAAGCACAGCAATCAAAGACCCAGTAGACTGTGG AGTGGTAGATGGTTGGGCAAGTTGTATACACGGTGTCATCAAATCATGCAGTCCGGAGAACGCATATGTATTTCTACCAATAGTTGAAGCAGCTAAACCAGGCATTTGTTTGATGTGA